One genomic segment of Spirochaeta cellobiosiphila DSM 17781 includes these proteins:
- a CDS encoding ABC transporter substrate-binding protein produces MIKKLLMILFLSTLSFGLFAEGQSESESSLLVWLPPFATGDTTDQMFWQETIAPWAEAHNVKVDVEITPWGGYEEKYLTGIASGQGPDIGYMYLEMFNDFIEMGTLEDLSGYFTEAEKAKYLYWDQGNMKGGQYALPFIVGNARLPYFNKEIFRKAGITELPQTWDDLRAAAVKIKNAGLDDVIPFGQAWADPAIGALNTLYYPYLWQAGGDIYNKAGDRVALMDNDAAVRAARFLYDMRYKYGVIPEESFSMDESTLYQEFSKGRVGIAYMDAKAGSRLTKAGVEWDFIPSFTDKTKAIWVASDSLIMNSQSKNKELAAELMKFITSSEVMAKYHTVIAQFPPITVDEAYNDNPIFEDMYSNDTEYFKTLPVAEGSFKIMDNLYKNLQLMMLDALTPEEAIKNTVDYSKSIIDSE; encoded by the coding sequence ATGATTAAGAAACTGTTAATGATTTTATTTCTATCCACTCTATCCTTTGGCCTGTTTGCAGAAGGACAAAGTGAAAGTGAATCTTCTTTACTAGTGTGGTTACCACCATTCGCAACAGGTGATACTACAGATCAGATGTTTTGGCAAGAGACAATTGCTCCCTGGGCTGAAGCTCACAATGTAAAAGTAGATGTTGAGATCACTCCCTGGGGTGGTTATGAAGAAAAATACCTAACAGGTATAGCTTCAGGACAAGGTCCAGACATTGGATATATGTATTTGGAAATGTTTAACGACTTTATAGAAATGGGAACATTGGAAGATCTTTCCGGCTATTTCACTGAAGCTGAAAAAGCAAAATATCTCTATTGGGATCAAGGTAATATGAAGGGTGGTCAATATGCTCTTCCTTTTATCGTTGGTAATGCCCGTCTACCTTACTTTAACAAAGAGATTTTTAGAAAAGCCGGTATCACTGAGTTACCCCAGACTTGGGATGATTTAAGAGCTGCAGCTGTTAAAATAAAGAACGCCGGCTTAGATGATGTTATCCCCTTTGGTCAAGCTTGGGCTGACCCTGCCATTGGAGCCCTTAATACGCTGTACTATCCCTACTTATGGCAAGCTGGTGGTGACATCTATAACAAGGCTGGAGACCGTGTAGCTTTGATGGACAATGACGCCGCAGTAAGAGCGGCCAGATTCTTGTATGATATGCGTTACAAGTACGGAGTGATTCCTGAAGAAAGTTTTTCTATGGATGAATCCACATTATATCAAGAGTTTAGTAAAGGTCGTGTAGGTATTGCATACATGGATGCCAAAGCAGGAAGTCGATTAACCAAAGCTGGTGTTGAATGGGACTTTATCCCAAGCTTTACTGACAAAACAAAAGCTATATGGGTAGCCTCTGATTCCCTTATTATGAACAGCCAGTCCAAAAACAAGGAATTAGCTGCTGAATTGATGAAGTTCATAACCAGTAGTGAAGTTATGGCTAAGTACCATACTGTTATTGCTCAATTCCCACCTATCACTGTTGATGAAGCGTACAATGATAATCCTATTTTTGAGGACATGTATTCTAATGACACAGAGTATTTCAAGACATTACCTGTAGCAGAGGGATCCTTTAAAATTATGGATAACCTTTACAAGAATTTACAGCTTATGATGTTGGATGCTCTTACACCTGAAGAAGCTATTAAAAACACAGTAGATTATTCTAAAAGTATCATTGACTCAGAATAA
- a CDS encoding (2Fe-2S)-binding protein: MKDYNDRLLEPEPFLPEEDDQTIICRCEEITKGEIRQAVHEGMYTLTEVKRFLRTGMGLCQGSRCGNLVRRIVAKELGVDPLSLAPPTNRAPMRPTAMHILAKEVETKGEDK, from the coding sequence ATGAAAGATTACAATGATAGATTATTAGAACCGGAACCTTTCCTCCCGGAAGAAGACGATCAAACCATAATATGCCGCTGTGAAGAGATCACAAAAGGGGAAATCCGACAGGCCGTTCATGAAGGAATGTATACCTTAACAGAGGTAAAGCGATTCCTTCGGACAGGGATGGGATTATGCCAAGGGTCAAGATGTGGGAATTTAGTACGCCGGATAGTTGCAAAAGAACTGGGAGTCGATCCTTTATCTTTAGCTCCTCCTACAAATCGTGCGCCTATGCGCCCAACAGCGATGCATATCCTGGCAAAGGAAGTCGAAACCAAGGGAGAGGATAAATGA
- a CDS encoding NAD(P)/FAD-dependent oxidoreductase — MKTKADILIIGSGVIGNSAAYYLAKKGHSVIVLEKNKVIGDGGSSRNGGGVRQSGRDKRELPLAMYGAQNLWPHLSEELDMDVEYYQEGNLRLGKTEAHLETLGKLTSNAQSLGLDVNMISGEEARSINPYLSEEVIGASWCPTDGHANPLLTTLGYYRRARQLGVQFVTDHAVQSIRKIKGRAKQVITDKGNFEGDRVILAAGYESRFIAETVGLDIPMNKLLLETLVTEAQPPMFYQMLGTAAADFYGHQTTHGSFVFGGTTGFEHLTRSKGLEDTSTSSYATSSTCRGILSYLPALTKTKVIRAWAGWIDYSGDGVPVISPVDEVPGLILACGFTGHGFGISPTVGLLLSQITVDEDPVLDLSALKYDRFKAKS, encoded by the coding sequence ATGAAAACAAAAGCAGATATCCTGATCATCGGTAGTGGTGTTATAGGCAACTCAGCTGCCTACTATCTAGCGAAAAAAGGTCATTCCGTCATTGTTTTAGAAAAGAATAAAGTCATAGGTGATGGCGGTTCCAGCCGTAATGGTGGAGGTGTCCGTCAATCCGGTCGTGACAAAAGGGAACTCCCTTTAGCCATGTATGGAGCGCAAAACTTATGGCCCCATCTATCAGAAGAACTTGATATGGATGTAGAGTACTACCAGGAAGGGAATTTACGTCTGGGCAAAACAGAAGCCCATTTGGAAACCCTGGGTAAACTCACATCCAATGCCCAGTCCCTGGGCCTAGATGTAAATATGATTAGTGGAGAGGAAGCTCGAAGCATTAATCCCTATCTGTCAGAAGAGGTCATCGGAGCCAGTTGGTGTCCTACTGACGGACATGCCAATCCTCTATTAACGACCTTAGGATATTATAGAAGAGCCCGTCAGTTGGGGGTTCAATTTGTGACAGACCATGCTGTTCAATCCATTCGAAAGATAAAAGGAAGAGCAAAGCAAGTTATTACGGATAAAGGAAACTTTGAAGGAGACAGGGTGATCCTGGCTGCAGGATATGAGAGCCGCTTTATTGCAGAGACTGTAGGTCTCGATATTCCTATGAATAAACTATTACTGGAAACCTTAGTGACAGAAGCACAACCTCCCATGTTTTATCAAATGCTGGGAACAGCGGCTGCTGATTTTTACGGCCACCAAACAACACATGGGTCTTTTGTTTTTGGAGGAACGACAGGCTTTGAGCACTTAACAAGAAGTAAAGGCCTGGAGGACACTAGTACTAGTAGCTATGCTACCTCCAGTACTTGTCGGGGTATTTTGAGCTACCTTCCGGCTTTAACTAAAACAAAGGTTATAAGAGCCTGGGCGGGGTGGATTGACTATAGTGGTGACGGGGTTCCTGTCATTAGCCCTGTTGACGAGGTACCCGGTTTAATTCTAGCCTGTGGTTTCACGGGACACGGTTTTGGAATTTCTCCAACTGTTGGATTATTATTAAGTCAAATAACAGTGGATGAAGATCCTGTTCTGGATCTGAGTGCCCTTAAATATGATCGTTTTAAAGCCAAAAGCTAA
- a CDS encoding type II toxin-antitoxin system PemK/MazF family toxin — translation MNKIIERGDLYWYSREGSVPHPCVVIQDTIINQTRIESLVICGITSNMRKAAWPGYVLLEENEGGLPHKSLVDVSQVTDIKKDDLGEYMGQLSEERVNQIFQGIQLLQRSYEA, via the coding sequence ATGAATAAAATCATAGAGAGGGGCGATCTCTACTGGTATAGCCGGGAAGGATCAGTACCACATCCTTGTGTGGTCATTCAAGATACCATTATTAACCAGACTCGAATAGAATCTCTTGTCATCTGTGGCATTACCAGTAATATGAGAAAAGCCGCCTGGCCCGGATATGTTCTATTAGAGGAGAATGAAGGCGGTCTTCCTCACAAAAGTCTTGTCGATGTATCTCAAGTGACAGATATTAAAAAGGATGATTTAGGCGAATATATGGGACAACTTTCAGAAGAGCGAGTGAACCAAATCTTCCAGGGCATTCAATTGCTTCAGAGATCTTATGAAGCATAA
- a CDS encoding methyl-accepting chemotaxis protein: protein MGSFKAKLIMIFVMLSVFVGLLVGTIIYLQYTKYIDNTITKALTDASHFVEHTIPYKSFDGFVKAAQEKEESLQSYRALMGQYARDSGFAFVYLISTGESSKFPTIEISDFMDERGLIYWENPAPESLQAISTGKSLMSKPYKDEFGTFISFFHPITSRDGKAFVIGVDYDLSYVVSVRKLALWSFLISFLIGILLTLVVSFFIARWYSRPLSLLDKELKQLATKEADLTIRLKKTSKDEIGQLADSFNQFILRLQGLMIDLKEIVEQTDFVKLNITTSTEETSASINDINRHIQSIKNEINLLDQNILNSDNVINRLTGHMASFDRIVLDQSSMVEESSAAITEMNAALQSVNKVAGTKKVSTQKLSDIAQKGWDQIGETKEAFRKVVDNITQIQDMVASINSIAAQTNLLSMNAAIEAAHAGDAGKGFAVVAEEIRKLADSAGESSHLITNLIQDVTHSVGETEEKVSQSAEAFEAVNKEVEDTVKAFYEIENAVIELSAGGQEILEASSSIKDMAIAVKEGSGKIKEDINNLKGSSGMIRGSSTNVSLRMEESAAGSQNIVSAMDHVLVLSHDLNNIINRLTMNLTQFRTEE from the coding sequence ATGGGAAGTTTTAAAGCCAAACTGATTATGATTTTTGTAATGTTATCAGTATTTGTTGGACTATTGGTCGGAACAATAATTTATCTTCAATACACAAAGTATATCGATAACACAATCACAAAAGCCCTGACCGACGCCTCACATTTTGTGGAGCATACAATCCCTTACAAAAGTTTTGATGGATTTGTAAAAGCGGCTCAGGAAAAAGAAGAGTCTCTACAATCTTATAGAGCTCTCATGGGCCAATATGCACGGGATTCTGGTTTTGCCTTTGTGTATTTAATTTCCACAGGAGAGTCTTCTAAATTTCCTACTATTGAGATTTCTGACTTTATGGACGAGAGGGGGCTTATCTATTGGGAGAATCCTGCTCCTGAATCCCTCCAGGCTATCAGCACGGGGAAGTCTCTCATGTCCAAACCTTATAAAGATGAGTTTGGTACTTTCATATCCTTTTTCCATCCTATTACCTCCCGCGATGGAAAGGCTTTTGTCATTGGGGTTGATTATGATTTATCTTATGTAGTATCTGTTCGAAAGCTGGCTTTATGGTCTTTTCTTATATCTTTTTTGATAGGTATCCTTCTTACATTGGTAGTTAGCTTCTTTATTGCCCGTTGGTACAGCCGGCCTTTATCTCTCCTTGATAAGGAATTGAAACAATTAGCTACAAAGGAAGCAGATCTAACAATTCGTTTGAAAAAGACTTCTAAGGATGAGATTGGTCAATTAGCCGATTCTTTTAATCAATTCATACTACGATTACAAGGCCTAATGATAGATTTAAAGGAAATCGTAGAACAGACAGATTTTGTTAAACTCAACATTACCACTTCTACCGAAGAAACATCTGCTTCTATTAATGATATTAATAGACATATTCAGTCCATTAAGAATGAAATTAACTTATTGGATCAGAATATTCTCAATAGTGATAATGTCATTAATAGATTAACAGGACATATGGCTTCCTTTGATAGAATTGTTCTGGATCAATCATCCATGGTAGAAGAATCCAGTGCCGCCATAACAGAGATGAATGCCGCATTACAAAGTGTTAACAAAGTCGCTGGCACTAAAAAGGTAAGCACTCAAAAATTATCAGATATTGCTCAAAAGGGGTGGGATCAAATAGGTGAAACCAAGGAAGCCTTTCGAAAAGTGGTCGATAATATTACCCAGATACAGGACATGGTAGCTTCTATCAATAGCATTGCTGCTCAAACTAATCTCCTGTCAATGAATGCCGCCATTGAAGCCGCCCATGCCGGGGATGCGGGTAAAGGTTTTGCTGTTGTTGCAGAAGAGATACGGAAACTGGCTGATTCAGCTGGAGAGTCTTCTCATCTTATAACCAACCTTATCCAGGATGTCACCCATTCTGTTGGTGAAACAGAAGAAAAAGTCAGTCAATCTGCAGAAGCTTTTGAAGCCGTGAATAAGGAAGTAGAAGATACGGTAAAAGCTTTCTATGAGATCGAGAATGCTGTTATTGAATTGTCAGCGGGAGGACAAGAAATCCTGGAAGCCTCTTCAAGCATTAAGGATATGGCTATAGCTGTTAAAGAAGGATCCGGGAAGATAAAAGAGGACATAAATAATCTCAAAGGTTCATCGGGAATGATTAGGGGATCTTCTACCAATGTTTCTTTGCGTATGGAAGAATCAGCCGCTGGATCACAGAATATCGTTAGCGCTATGGATCATGTTCTTGTATTGTCCCATGATCTTAATAATATTATTAATCGTCTGACCATGAATTTAACGCAGTTTAGGACTGAAGAATAA
- a CDS encoding carbohydrate ABC transporter permease: protein MTRNRKEALGAFVYILPSLLLITIFAILPIVMNIFYSFHDYNIIQPPSWSGLSNYKRLINDPYIVASIKNTVIFTFITVPLQTLFALVLAALLVRRFHDKFTNFIKGALFIPVIASAVLVGTLWSIILSSHGVVNQAIELIGLEPINWLGRQSTSLLSICIATIWKNVGYFLVIFYAGILEIPTSLYEAASVDGASKWQQFIHITIPGLSSVTYLVVTLGTIWSFQIFDMVYTMTGGGPGLSTVTLVLTIYNTAFKEYSMGYASAIALLMFVFVILLSQLQRLIMRKDG, encoded by the coding sequence ATGACACGTAATAGGAAAGAAGCTCTTGGAGCATTTGTCTATATTTTGCCAAGTTTATTATTAATTACGATCTTCGCAATACTCCCTATTGTGATGAACATTTTTTATAGTTTTCATGATTATAATATCATTCAACCACCTTCTTGGAGTGGTTTGTCCAACTATAAACGACTTATTAATGATCCCTATATTGTGGCCTCAATAAAAAATACAGTTATATTTACCTTTATAACCGTTCCACTACAAACACTCTTTGCATTGGTATTAGCCGCATTGTTAGTAAGACGGTTTCACGATAAGTTTACCAATTTCATTAAAGGCGCATTGTTCATTCCTGTTATCGCTTCTGCTGTATTAGTAGGAACCTTGTGGTCTATTATTCTTAGTTCTCATGGGGTTGTGAATCAGGCTATAGAATTAATAGGACTAGAGCCTATCAATTGGCTGGGAAGACAATCAACTTCTTTGTTAAGTATTTGTATCGCTACTATCTGGAAAAATGTCGGATACTTTTTAGTCATATTCTATGCAGGAATATTAGAGATCCCCACTAGTTTATATGAAGCCGCTTCTGTGGATGGGGCCAGCAAATGGCAGCAATTCATTCACATTACTATTCCTGGTTTGTCCTCTGTTACTTATCTAGTTGTTACTTTAGGAACCATTTGGTCTTTCCAAATATTTGATATGGTCTATACCATGACCGGAGGCGGTCCTGGTTTATCTACAGTTACCTTAGTGTTAACCATATATAATACGGCTTTCAAAGAATATAGTATGGGTTATGCAAGCGCTATTGCTCTGTTAATGTTTGTGTTTGTCATTCTCCTTTCTCAATTGCAACGACTGATTATGAGAAAAGACGGGTAG